One genomic segment of Effusibacillus pohliae DSM 22757 includes these proteins:
- a CDS encoding response regulator, whose translation MEPIRLVIVEDDPMVMEVNSEFVARIAGYQLVGKAFTGAEAVQVIERAKPDLVLLDYFLPDRDGLSILKDIRRRELPVVVILLTANRSPEHIQQILRFGAVDYIFKPFRFERIRSALDQYRYIHSKLQADRQLEQADMDVITGMRLAHPEPQNATNLPKGLNQRTLQQILHYLAKQTEPKSAEEVAAGTGLARVTARRYLEYLQKKGDIQLEIQYGSIGRPVNRYRL comes from the coding sequence ATGGAACCGATTCGGCTGGTGATCGTCGAGGACGATCCGATGGTGATGGAAGTGAACAGTGAATTTGTCGCCCGGATTGCCGGTTATCAACTAGTCGGCAAAGCGTTCACCGGTGCGGAAGCGGTTCAGGTGATCGAACGGGCAAAACCGGATCTGGTGCTGCTCGACTATTTCCTGCCTGACCGGGACGGCCTGTCCATTCTGAAAGACATCCGCCGACGAGAACTGCCGGTCGTCGTAATCCTCTTGACAGCCAATCGATCACCGGAACACATCCAGCAGATTTTGCGCTTTGGCGCCGTCGACTATATTTTCAAACCGTTCCGGTTCGAGCGGATTCGCTCCGCCCTCGACCAGTATCGCTACATCCACAGCAAATTGCAGGCCGACCGGCAACTGGAACAGGCGGATATGGACGTGATCACTGGCATGAGACTGGCCCATCCGGAACCGCAGAACGCCACCAATCTGCCAAAAGGGCTCAACCAGCGCACCTTGCAGCAGATTCTGCACTACCTGGCGAAGCAAACGGAACCGAAGTCGGCGGAAGAAGTGGCGGCGGGAACCGGACTTGCCCGCGTTACCGCCCGCCGCTATCTGGAATATCTGCAAAAAAAGGGCGACATCCAACTGGAGATCCAGTATGGCTCCATCGGCCGCCCGGTCAATCGGTATCGGTTATAA
- a CDS encoding dicarboxylate/amino acid:cation symporter, producing MKKRFGFKSLTAQVLTAIVLGILFGQFFPKYAVDLKVLADIFIKLIKMVIAPIIFLTVVTGIAGMGDMKKLGRVGGKALIYFEVVSTFALAIGLIVVNIVKPGVGVNASAAKGDISTYTKQAAEASHGVMDFIMSIIPDNLIGALAKGELLPILFVAVLFGVALASMGERAKSVIDLFEKMTEGIFRIVNMVMKVSPIAAFGAMSYTIGKFGIGTLFYLGKLMASVYLTMALFIVVVLGLIAKFYGFSIFKFIAYIKEEILLVLGTSSSESALPRMMERLQKYGCSKTTVGLVLPTGYSFNLDGTAIYLSMAAMFIAQAYGVHLSVGQQLTLLGILMLTSKGAAGVTGSGFVTLAATLTAFPMVPVAGIALLLGVDRFMSEARAITNLIGNGVATVVISKSEKEFGTEAAGSVQETQLPA from the coding sequence GTGAAAAAGAGATTCGGTTTCAAGAGCCTCACCGCGCAAGTCTTGACTGCCATCGTTTTGGGTATCTTATTCGGCCAGTTTTTTCCGAAATACGCAGTCGACTTGAAAGTTCTGGCTGACATTTTCATCAAATTGATCAAGATGGTGATCGCCCCGATCATTTTCCTGACCGTGGTGACGGGAATTGCGGGGATGGGAGACATGAAGAAGCTCGGACGGGTCGGCGGCAAGGCGCTGATCTACTTCGAGGTCGTATCCACTTTCGCGTTGGCGATCGGTCTGATCGTGGTCAACATTGTCAAGCCTGGTGTCGGTGTAAACGCTTCCGCCGCGAAAGGCGATATCAGTACGTATACCAAGCAAGCGGCGGAAGCAAGTCATGGGGTAATGGATTTCATCATGAGCATCATCCCGGACAATTTGATCGGGGCATTGGCAAAAGGGGAGCTGCTGCCGATTTTGTTCGTCGCCGTTCTGTTTGGCGTGGCCTTGGCATCGATGGGGGAGCGGGCCAAGTCGGTGATTGATTTGTTTGAAAAAATGACGGAGGGTATTTTCCGAATTGTCAACATGGTGATGAAAGTCTCCCCGATCGCCGCGTTTGGGGCGATGTCTTATACGATCGGCAAATTCGGCATCGGAACCCTGTTCTACCTGGGCAAATTGATGGCCTCCGTCTATCTGACGATGGCTTTGTTTATCGTGGTGGTGCTCGGTCTGATCGCAAAATTCTACGGGTTCTCGATTTTCAAGTTTATCGCTTATATCAAAGAGGAAATTCTCCTTGTCTTGGGGACATCCTCATCCGAATCCGCCTTGCCGCGCATGATGGAACGGCTGCAAAAATACGGCTGTTCCAAAACCACAGTCGGCCTTGTGCTGCCGACCGGTTATTCGTTTAACCTGGACGGAACCGCGATCTATCTGTCGATGGCTGCGATGTTCATCGCTCAGGCATATGGTGTTCATTTGTCGGTTGGACAGCAGTTGACTCTGTTGGGAATTCTGATGCTGACTTCGAAGGGTGCAGCCGGCGTGACAGGATCCGGATTCGTTACGTTGGCCGCCACGCTGACCGCATTCCCGATGGTGCCGGTGGCCGGAATCGCGCTGCTCTTGGGCGTAGACCGCTTCATGTCGGAAGCGCGGGCGATCACCAATCTGATCGGCAACGGGGTAGCTACGGTAGTGATTTCCAAATCGGAAAAAGAGTTTGGTACGGAGGCTGCGGGTTCAGTGCAAGAGACTCAGTTGCCGGCATAA
- a CDS encoding ATP-binding protein: MKRKRLTMRTRIAVIVSIIVFFSVSASSLIMLRRMTAAYEQELGKRVMAIGQSLAQSPVIREGLQRPDGWQIIQPNAERVRLATDVEYVVVFDMDKKRYSHPLEDRIGTRFEGGDEGPALAEQSYVSHAKGVKGRSIRAFVPVMDEEGARQLGVVVVGVLVPSFWQMVWDYRLDLYLSLLLGGTFAILGAVGVANRIKRQMFNMEPVDIAHLFEEREAVIESIAEGIIAIDQDERITVFNKQAARMMHVTQDVIGKPIREVIPDSRLPEVLRDGQPQYRQLRRIHDTVILTNRVPIKVNGQIVGAMSTFQDRTEVYQLAEELTGVKKFIDALRAQNHEYLNKLHTIAGLIQLERYEEVMEKILRFNQEKEDETRFLTQRIQVYSISGLILGKISHAREQGVALQVDPRSSLSVLPANLKEADLLLVLGNLLENAIYAAARATRPDKRVQLFLEGNEDGVEIQVTDNGIGIPPDVQAKIFDYGFTTKGPNGQGIGLYLVKQLVDLHGGEIEVESNPGTCTRFVVILPGPAWEVEGSLRSPEMEES, from the coding sequence ATGAAACGAAAACGGCTTACCATGCGGACAAGAATTGCGGTTATCGTCTCGATCATCGTCTTTTTTTCCGTCAGCGCAAGCAGTTTGATCATGCTGCGCCGGATGACCGCCGCGTACGAACAGGAACTGGGAAAACGGGTGATGGCGATCGGACAGTCGCTTGCCCAGTCGCCGGTCATTCGGGAAGGATTGCAGCGGCCTGACGGCTGGCAAATCATCCAGCCGAACGCCGAACGGGTCCGGTTGGCGACCGATGTGGAGTATGTAGTCGTGTTCGACATGGACAAAAAGCGGTATTCCCATCCGCTGGAAGATCGGATCGGTACCCGCTTCGAAGGCGGCGACGAGGGGCCGGCCCTGGCCGAACAATCCTATGTGTCGCATGCCAAAGGCGTCAAAGGCCGCTCGATTCGAGCGTTCGTGCCGGTGATGGACGAGGAGGGAGCCAGGCAACTCGGTGTTGTGGTGGTCGGAGTGCTCGTCCCCTCATTTTGGCAAATGGTCTGGGACTACCGGCTGGACCTCTATCTGTCCCTGCTGCTCGGGGGCACGTTCGCGATTCTCGGTGCGGTTGGGGTGGCCAACCGGATCAAGCGGCAGATGTTCAATATGGAACCGGTCGACATCGCCCACCTGTTTGAAGAGCGGGAAGCGGTGATCGAATCGATCGCGGAAGGGATCATCGCGATTGACCAGGACGAGCGGATCACCGTTTTTAACAAGCAGGCGGCCCGTATGATGCATGTGACGCAAGATGTGATCGGCAAACCGATTCGTGAGGTGATCCCCGACAGCCGGCTGCCCGAGGTTTTGCGTGACGGACAACCGCAATACAGGCAGCTTCGCCGGATTCACGACACGGTTATTCTGACGAACCGGGTCCCGATCAAGGTCAATGGGCAAATCGTCGGCGCCATGTCCACGTTTCAGGACCGGACGGAAGTCTATCAATTGGCCGAAGAACTGACCGGCGTCAAAAAGTTTATCGACGCCCTGCGGGCGCAAAACCACGAGTATCTGAACAAGCTGCACACAATCGCCGGCCTGATCCAGCTGGAACGGTATGAAGAAGTGATGGAGAAAATTCTCCGCTTCAACCAGGAAAAGGAAGACGAAACCCGCTTTTTGACACAGCGGATCCAGGTGTACAGCATCTCCGGCCTGATCCTCGGCAAGATCAGTCACGCTCGGGAACAGGGGGTGGCACTGCAGGTTGATCCGCGCAGTTCGTTGTCCGTGTTGCCAGCCAATCTGAAAGAGGCGGACCTGCTTCTGGTGCTCGGCAATCTGCTGGAAAACGCGATCTATGCGGCTGCCAGAGCCACCCGCCCGGACAAGCGGGTGCAGCTCTTCCTGGAAGGAAATGAGGACGGCGTGGAGATTCAGGTGACCGACAACGGGATCGGAATCCCGCCGGATGTACAGGCCAAAATCTTCGATTACGGCTTCACGACAAAGGGACCGAACGGCCAAGGCATCGGACTCTACCTTGTAAAACAGCTCGTCGATCTGCACGGCGGCGAGATCGAAGTAGAATCGAACCCTGGGACATGCACCCGGTTTGTCGTGATCCTGCCCGGCCCTGCGTGGGAAGTGGAGGGCAGCCTCCGGTCCCCGGAAATGGAGGAGAGCTGA
- a CDS encoding DctP family TRAP transporter solute-binding subunit, with amino-acid sequence MIQVRVGAFFLTCLLFLGLFAACAPTAVDHEQVSESDKIVIRFSHVVGEDTPKGQAARLFAKLMKERTNGKVEVQVFSNGSLYKDSEELNALAEGHVQMIAPALSKLSNLVPELGAFDLPYLYSDLDGYHRVFDGQIGQAIARKLEKHNMLLLAAWDSGFKQFTNNLRPIREPQDMAGLTMRIMPSAVLGQQFNLLQVRPIEMNFNDVYLALEQGKIQGQENTISNIYSKRFYKVQNYMTLSDHGYLGYLVVIDRTFWNRLPAGVQSVILETMREVTNWERTQAVKLEQAKLQEIYNCRCIQIERLTETQKAKWKQFYQPLYADMQQRLGQDFFRELNLTP; translated from the coding sequence GTGATCCAAGTGCGCGTCGGCGCTTTTTTTCTGACCTGTCTGCTGTTTCTCGGATTGTTTGCCGCTTGCGCTCCGACAGCCGTCGATCACGAACAGGTCAGCGAATCGGACAAAATCGTGATTCGCTTTTCGCACGTGGTCGGCGAAGATACGCCGAAGGGACAAGCCGCCCGCCTGTTCGCCAAGCTGATGAAAGAACGGACGAACGGCAAAGTGGAAGTGCAAGTGTTTTCGAACGGTTCCCTATACAAAGATTCGGAAGAGCTGAACGCACTGGCGGAGGGACATGTGCAAATGATCGCCCCGGCACTCTCCAAACTGAGCAATCTGGTACCGGAGTTGGGGGCGTTCGACCTGCCTTACCTGTATTCGGATCTCGACGGGTACCACAGGGTATTTGACGGACAGATCGGACAGGCGATCGCCCGCAAATTGGAAAAACACAACATGCTTCTGCTCGCCGCCTGGGACAGCGGCTTCAAGCAGTTTACCAACAATCTGCGTCCGATCCGCGAACCGCAGGATATGGCCGGGTTGACGATGCGGATCATGCCGAGCGCCGTGCTCGGCCAACAGTTCAATTTGCTGCAGGTCCGCCCGATCGAAATGAATTTTAACGACGTATACCTGGCGCTCGAACAGGGCAAAATCCAGGGCCAGGAAAATACGATCTCCAATATCTACAGCAAACGGTTTTACAAGGTGCAAAACTACATGACGTTGAGCGATCACGGCTATCTCGGCTATCTGGTGGTGATCGACCGGACGTTTTGGAACCGGCTGCCCGCCGGCGTGCAATCCGTGATCCTGGAAACGATGAGGGAAGTCACGAACTGGGAACGGACGCAGGCGGTCAAACTGGAACAGGCGAAACTGCAAGAGATCTACAATTGCCGCTGCATTCAGATCGAGCGACTGACGGAAACGCAGAAAGCAAAATGGAAACAGTTCTACCAGCCGCTATATGCAGACATGCAGCAAAGGCTCGGGCAGGATTTCTTTCGCGAGTTGAATCTCACCCCCTGA